The Methyloterricola oryzae nucleotide sequence CAGAGCATCAGAACGACCAAGACCTCGAGTCCACACGGCCGGACCCGCGGCGGATACTGATCTGCGATGACAATGTCTTAGTAACGACAACCCTGACAATGCACTTCGCGACCCTCGGACATCAGATTGCGATCGCCTGTGATGGATTGGAGGCGGTCAAGCTCGCGGAATCTTTCCATCCCGAGCTAATCCTCATGGATATCGGGATGCCGAACCTGAATGGCTATGACGCCTGTCGGCAGATTCGTCAGCAGCCCTGGGGCCGAGACCTCTTTATCGCTGCTCTCACGGGCTGGGATAGCGATCCTGACAGACAAAAGGCCGATGAAGCCGGTTTTGACCGCTACCTAGTAAAGCCTGTGGATACGGTTGATCTGGATCGCCTGATCGAAGAGCTATCGCTAAAGCGTGCCGGATAGGTGATGCTCGCGCGGAGCGGAAACTGAATCAGTCCGGCAGCAATCGCCGAAGATCTGAGATCGCGGTACGTGAAGTCACCGAATGCCTCGGCTACCTCCTCAGCCAAACAACTTCATGAACATTGCTTGTCGCCGTGAACTAGTCTTCTGACATTCCGTGCAATCGCCTTCTGCGAACGACAGGCGGTTTGCCAGATCCATTGGCACCCTCAAGGCCCATCGGAAATCCCCGGTCCTTCCCGCTTCGGACGCCACGCTCTGCGCTACCCCGCAGGCCCAGACCCTGTCCGGCTCTTTCCGTCTCCTAAATCGATCAACCCCCTTGGGCGAAGACGTCGGCGACGGCTCTTCGACACGGTAACGGGTGCGAAGCAGCCTAGATCCCATATCCCCGACGTACGCAAAACTGTCATAAAGCCGTAACCGGTTCGTAACAGAGACTCCCTATAGTGCTCCTCACACGCAAGGCTGGGCCGGAACTGTCGGCCACCGCACGGCGCACAACGAGGCGGCGTACGGTGCCCCTGGGTGTCCCGAGTTCATTGCGGCTGTGCCGACTGCGCAAACACTGACCATGAATTGAAAGCTGTCCCAGGCCCTGGTTACGGGGCGGCAGAAAAGAATTCTCCACCATCAGGCTCACAACACCATGAAAAATCTTACTGCGATCATGCTGGGCGCGTCCCTGCTCGGGGCCAGCCCGGTCTATGCATTGATCAATGACGGCAAGTTCGAGGAACCGGGCGAACTGTTCATTTCGGTCTACGACTCCGCCGCCAACAAGTCGTATTACAAGGACCTGGGGCTCTCCATGGGTGACTTTGTAAGCAACCCGGCGAGCGTGCTGTTCGACCTGGGTTCCGACCCGAACTTTGCCGCATTCCAAGGCAAGGAAACCCTGGTCTACAACGTGGCGGCCCTGACCCCGCTTCTGCCCGACAGCAGCAACATCAGCACCTGGGGCTATCTGGCCACCTCCAGTCAGGGGGACTCGATCTTCAACGCAGGCTTCAACTTCGTGGACAACACGATGCAGAAGATCCAGTCCTATGTGGTCGCGCTGAATCCGTCGCCTTTCGACAATTCGGCGGGCCAGGCGGCTGAGAACCTGTCCGGTGTCTATCAGCCGGGCGACAACGGTTACCACGGCAACGGCGCCTGGAGTTCGAACATTGGTGGTTCAGTGCGCGGCAACACCCAGGGCAGCATCGGAGCCGACCTGGAGTTCTATTTCGTCAACAACGCCACGGGCGACGCTTCCGGCGCGAAAGTCCAGAAGCTGGGCGTATGGAACCTGGCCGCCAATGGCACCCTGACCTTTACCGGAAATGGCGGTGTCACGCCGACGCCCACGCCGAGTCCGACCGCCAGCCCCACGCCGACGCCCACGCCCACCGCCTTGGACCTCAACAGTCCGACGCAATGGCAAGTGAAGAAGGCTCAGGTCATTACCTGGACGCCCGATCTGAGCAAAGTGAAGAAGAACAAGGTCGTTACCTTCAAATTCTCCAAGAGCGGCGGCGCATTCAAGTCCATCGGCAAGGCCAAGTACGGCAAGGGCAGTTTCAAATGGAAGCCCAAGAAGAGCCACGTCACCGATAACGGCGCGATCCAGGGCTGCGTGAAACCCTCCAAGAAGGAGGCGGCCATCTGCTTCACCGTCAGCAATGTCAAGGTGAGCAATTAAACATCTCTTTCCGCTGCGCGCTCCGATACGGGGGCGCGGCGGCCAGGCTTTGCACAACATTAGCGACTCATCACGAAAGATCGGAGAAAGTTCATGAAACTGAATCACATCACCGCGGCCCTGGCTGCGGGTACTGTCCTGGCTTCCGGTGCCGCGCAGGCTCTGCCGCCCACCGATGTACCCGACATCGAGATCTTTGCCTCCGGCGCCACCGCCCAGGACAAGAACATCGGCCAGTTGTTCGGCGAACTGTGTGTCGCGGGCAGCTTGGACACCTACAAGGACACATCGAACCCGTCCAACCCCGGCTCGGCCCATACGGCCTACTTCTGCACGCTGGATTCCAGCAAGGTGACAGGGCTGTCCGCCAGCAATCCCAAGGTGTTGTTCCACAAGCGCGCGGCCGGCGGGTCCGCCCAGGGTGTCAACCCGGTCGTCGACGAGCAGGAAATCGATGCCATGGTCATCAACAACGGCAACTGCACCCAGACCAGCGCCAACAACTACGGCTGCAGCATCTCGGGGGCGGGAAGCCTGGTCAAGAAGGTGTCCGACATGGGTGTTTCCGATGTCAACCCTGAGATGTTCGTGGGGCAGAACACCCCGGCCGGTTCCGACGACGTCAGTGCGGCCAAGGTATCGGAGCGCCTGGAAGTGCGCAGCGGCGGCGCGCTGGTGTTCAATACCCCGGTGACCAAGGCCCTGCGTGACGCATTGCAGCGCGCCCAGATCGAAGCCGGTACCCTGACGGCCGGTTGCGCAGGCCAGGACACCGCGGCGTGCATGCCCAGCCTGAGCCGGCAAATGGTCGCCAGCCTGTTCACCGGGAACATTGGCAAGTGGAGCGAAATCAAGGTGATCACCAGCGGTGGTGCGTCCAAGCCGCTGACCGATTACGCCGTATCCGGCGATACCACGGACGACAAGGTCTACCTGTGCCGCCGGGTGAACGGTTCCGGCACTCAGGCCCAGTTCAACGCCAAGTTCCTGAACTACCCGTGCACCGATTCGGCGCTGACCCCGTCGTCTGCCAGCAATCCGTCCAGCGGTCCGGTGGTGGTTCTGAACTCGGGCTCCGGCGACATGGATAACTGCCTAAAGGACTTCAATGACGGGTCCAACGACTCGACCCAGAACGCCGGCGGCGTGAAAGCCTGGGCCATCGGTATCCAGAGCACCGAGCGCAACGCCGACGCCTCGCGCAATTACCGCTTCGTCAAGATCGACGGCCAGGCGCCCACCCTGGAGAACGCCTTTGCCGGCCGCTACTTCGACTTCGCCGAGGTCACCTATCAGTGGCGCAAGACGGGCTTCAACGGCCCGACCGGCGACACCCTCAAGATCATCGAAAAGATTGCGAGCGACGCGGGTAAGCCGAGCATCATCGCCGCCAACAACGCCTCCTTCGTGCATCCCTTCGGCAATGGCGGCTATCTGGCGGTGAGCGCCAATGGCTTCGACGTGCCCACTGACGGCAAGTTCGACGCCAACAACCCGGTCACGCCGTACTCGCACGCGCCGGGTGGATTGTCGCTGAACAACTGCCGCATCCCGGTAGTCGACGACAAGAAGGCCAACAGTCTGTAACTGAACCTGGCAGTCCCGGCGGCGCAACCGCCGGGGCGTTGCCCCGATTCGAGGAACTGCACGGAGTTGCAGTTTTTGCATTTTGTCGAATTCGCCTCTGCACGGCCTGCACATGCCAGGTGTCAAAACGCGCTCAGGGATGCTCGCCGGCTACGCCTGATCGCCCAGGGGCTCACGTAATCGCTCATGTTGAATGCGACAAGCGCCAAGCGCGCGCTGTATGTAGCTTTGTCCCTTTCTTTCGCCGACGGGTCGATCCGGGCAGAGGAGGTCGCCGCGGCTTCCCCCGAACAGCCCGCAGCCGCTCAGGAGAGTGCGCCGCGCTTCGATGTCATGGAATACCAGGTGGAGAACAACACCGTGCTCGATTCCGTGCGGATCGAGAAGACCGTGTATCCCTTCCTGGGGCCCGGCAAGGGCATCGACGATGTGGAGAAGGCACGTGCCGCGCTGGAAAACCTCTACCACGAGGCGGGTTACGCCTCCGCCCTGGTGGATATTCCGGAGCAGGACGTGGACGGCGGCGTCGTCATCCTGCGGGTCGTGGAAAGCAAGGTGGACCGTCTCAAGGTAAGTGGCTCGCGCTACTTCTCTCTCGGCCGCATCAAGGAAAAAGTGCCGGCCCTGGCCGAAGGCCAGGTCCTCAATGTCCCCAAGGCCCAAGATCAGTTGGCCAAGCTGTCGAAGGAAAGCGGCGACCGCAAGATCACCCCGGTGATGCGCGCCGGCAGCACGCCCGGCACGGTGGAGGTGGACCTGCAGGTGGAGGACCAGTTGCCCTTGCACGGCAGCCTTGAACTCAATGCCCGCAACAGCGTGAATACCTCGCGCCTTCGGCTGATCGCCCAGATGCGCTACGACAATCTGTGGCAGCGTCTGCACAGCGCATCCTTGCAGTATCAGGTCTCGCCGGAAAATGACAAGGATGTGGAGGTGTGGGCCGGCACCTATGTGATGCCGCTGGATTTCCTGGATGCCAAGCTGGCCTTTTACGGCGTCGGTCTGGACTCTTCCAGCGATGTCGCTGCGGCGGGCGCCCTGACGGTGATCGGTAACGGCAACATCTTCGGCGCGCGCATGATCAAACCGTTGCCCGTCTTCGAAGGCTATATGCACAGCCTGAGCCTGGGCTGGGACTACAAGGATTTCGGACAGTCGGTGGTGCTGCAGGGCGCCGACACGCAGAACACGCCCATCAGCTATTCGCCCTTCAGCCTGGGATACAGCGGGACCGCGCTGTATGGTGAGGGTTCCTACACCCAGTTCAACGCCGAAGTTAATTTCTCCATCCGCGGCCTGGGCAACAACCAGCAGGAATTCGAGGACAAGCGCTTCGGCGCCAAGTCCAACTATCTCTACTTTGGCGGGGACATCAAGCACCAGCAGAACCTGCCCTATGACCTGCGCCTGGTCGCCAAGTTGGCGGGGCAGGTGGCCGACTCCCCATTGATCAGCAACGAGCAGTTTTCCGCCGGCGGCATGCTCAGCGTGCGCGGTTATCACGAAGTGGAACTGCTGGGCGATGACGGCGTGAACGGCAATCTGGAGTTCTACAGTCCCAATATCGGCGAACTGGCCGGATGGGAATGGCTGGATGAACTGCGCTTCATGGCGTTCACCGACGGCGCGCAACTCTGGGTCGACGATGCACTGCCCGGCACCCCCAGCGAATACCACATCGCCAGCGCCGGCCTTGGGCTGCACACGCAGATCTGGCGTCATCTGCAGGGCGAATTCTACTGGGCCTATCCCTTCTCGCCCACGGACCAGGTTCGGGTAGGGGAGAACCGTCTGGATTTCCGCGTGGCGTACGAGTTCTGAGCATCCGCCATCAGAAGAAGCCGCCAGCCCCATCAAGCGCCTTAAAGCAGTTGCGCCACAGCCTGTTCGACCGACCCGATAAAAGCCGCTTTGCCATGAAAAAATTCGCCATCGCCGACACTGCAGGGAAGCCCTACCGCACGGAACTGCAAGGTTTGCGTCTTCGTCCTCTCGCGGCCGCCGTCCGCTGGGCGCTCACGAGCGCCGCGCTGGCCGGCATGGGGGCGCAGGCGGCCGAACTGCCTGTACCGCAGACCGTGTTCGCCACCTTGGGGCGCGCCGATCATGTGGTCAACGGCGCCAATATGACGGTGAAGCAACATACTGACCGCGCCATCCTCAACTGGCAGAAATTCAACGTCAGCAAGGATGCCTCGGTGCGTTTCGACCAGCCCTCGGCGGCATCCATCGCGCTGAACCGCATCGCCCAGAACGACCCGAGCAAGATTCTCGGCTCGGTGAGTGCGAACGGCCAGATCTATCTGATCAACCAGAACGGCTTCGTGTTCGGCAAGGATTCCCGGATCAATGCCAATACCCTGGTTGCGTCCACTTTGAATATCTCCGATGACACCTTCAACCGCGGCATCACCAAGGTCGTCGATCAGGATGGCCGGCCGGCGCTGACCGGCACGGGCGAGGTCTATCTGCGGGACGCGTCCGGACAGTACGTGCTCGACGCCAGCGGCCAGCGGCAGAAGATCAAGGTTCAGGTGGAGGAGGGCGCTTCCCTGGCCGCGGACAAGAACGGGCGCGTGATTCTGGCGGCGCCCTCGGTTGAGAACCGTGGCGAGATCAGCGCGCCGGACGGCCAGATCATCATGGTGGCCGCATCCGACAAGGTCTATCTGCAAGAGGCAGGCAGCGACGCCAAGCTGCGTGGCTTGGTGGTGGAGGTGGGCACCGGCGGCGACGTGAGCAATTTCGGCAAGCTGGTGGCGGAACGTGGCAATGTCAGCCTCATGGGGTTTGCCGTGAATCAGAGCGGACGGGCTTCCGCCACCACGGCCGTGCAGGTGAACGGATCGGTGCGCCTCCTGGCAAGGGAAGGGGCCACGACCCGGCGCGAAGGCGACCGCTGGCTGCTGCAGCCCAAGCAGACGACACGGCAGGCCGATCTGGGGGACGGCCTGGGCCGCGATGCGCGCGTGACCCTGGGCAGCGGCAGCCTGACCGAGGCCACGCCGGATCTCAAGGACCAGCGCACCGCGGTGGACAGCCAGACCCAGGACCCCTCGCGCATCGAGGTCATGGGGCATACCGTCTTGATGCAGGAGGGCTCGACCCTGCGGGCTCCGTCCGGCGAGGTCAGCATCACCGCGACCCAGGCACCCGACCAGCCGGGCTTGCCCAGCGCCAACAATTCCAGCCGCATATTTGTGGAGAAAGGCGCCACCATCGACGTGGCCGGGGTGCGGGACGTCAGCCTGCCCATGGAGCGCAACGTCGCCGAGATCGAGCTGCGCAGCAACGAACTGCGCGATTCGCCTTTGCAACGGGATGGTGTGCTCTACGCCAAGACGGTGAAAGTCGACCTGCGCAAGGGCACGCCCATCGCGGATATCAGCGGGGCCAGGGAACGTGTCGCCCGTACGGTCGCGGAGCGCAGTACCCAGGGCGGGCACCTGGAAATGCTGTCGGAGGGGGATGCGATCCTCAAGCAGGGCTCGGTGGTGGACTTTTCCGGAGGCTCGGTGGCCTACCGGGATGGCTATATCAATACCACCCAGTTGCTGTCCCAGGGCGAAGTCATCGACATTGGCGACGCGGATCCCAACCGCTTGTATGACGGCATCTTGGGCGACATTACTAAGGTCTATCCGCGCTGGAATCAGGTGCGCAAGTGGAAAATGATCGGCTTGACCGAGATGGGTCGTTTCGAAAAAGGCTACGTGGAAGGGCGCGATGCCGGCGTGTTCGACCTGCGCGCCAATGCGACGGTCATGGATGGCGACCTGCGCGCCCAGGCGATCAACGGTCTCAACCAGCGCGAGCCGGCGCAACGTGCCGTGGGCGGTGAATTGAACGTAGACCTGGCGCGTACTCCCAACAGTGTCCAGAGCTTGATCTTCCAGGCCCAGGCCCTGATCGCGGAATTGGGACCCGAAGATCCCATGCCCTCCAACCCCGATAATGCCGCGCAGCCGGCACCGCTGGTCTTGACCGGCAGCCGCCTGCGCGATGCGGGCATCATGCAGGCGTCCCTGAAGACCAATGGCCACGTCGAGATCCGCTCAGGCGCCCAGGTTTCCGTCGCCGATGGCGGCAGCCTCTCCCTGCAGGGCGGTGAAGTCCTGGTGAATGGCAGGATCGACGTGCCCAACGGCAATGTCAACCTGAAGACGGAACTGAGCAGCACGACTCGCGGCCAGTTGTCCGGGGAAATCAAACTGGCGGCAGGTTCAGCCATCGATGCCAGCGGCAACTGGGTCAACGAGCGTCCGGGCGGCCGCTTCGACACGGTGCTGGGGCCGGCCTGGATCGACGGCGGTGACGTGAGCCTCAGCGCTCAGGGCAATGTGGCGGTGGAAGCCGGCAGCCGGATCGATGTCAGTGGCGGCGGAAGGCGGCGCGATAGCGGTGAGATCCAGGCTGGGAACGCCGGCTCGATTGCCCTCGAGGCCGCGGACATCAATGGTTCCAATCTGAGCGTGGATGGCGAACTGCGCGGCTACGCACTGCCGGGAGGCCAATCAGGCGCTCTGAGCCTGACCGCCAATGCAGTGAGCATCGGCAGCGGCGCGCCCGCCCCGGTGGAGGGCGACCCCTTGCGGCCCTTGGTGCTGGCCCCCGAGTTCTTCCAGCGCGGAGGCTTTTCACGCTATCGGATCGCGTCGAACAAGAACGGCGTCGGCGTGGAACCGGGCATCACGGTGAATCTTGCCGTAGAAAACCGGCGCATCGACGAGGCAGCGGCGGTGAATCGGCCCAGTGGCCGCAGTCTCGAAGGATTCAGTGACATCACCCTCTTGCCCGAATTCGTCCGCCCCGCGGGTGAACTGGACCTGGTGCTGGCGCAAAGCGCGGGGCAGGGTCCAGCCGATGCCGGGGTGCGCGTCGGAGCCGGGGCCACCCTGCGCACGGACGCCGGCGGCAAGCTGGGGTTGAGCTCCGATTCCAGTATCTTCATGGACGGCACCCTCGACGCACCGGCCGGCCGAATCGACCTCACCGTCACGCCGCCGGCCGGCACCGACCTGGCGTTTCTCGACAACCAGGGCATCTGGCTGGGGTCTTCGGCGCGGCTCACGGCGCGCGGCGCCGCCGCGGTGTTTCCCGACGCCAAGAACCAGCTCAGCGGCGAGATCAAGGACGGCGGGAATATCACCCTGCACGCCGATCGCGGCTTCGTGATCGCCGAGCGCGGATCGGTCTTCGATGTGTCCGGGACGGCCGGTGAACTGGATGTCGCGACCGTGGATGCGTCAGGACGTTTCGGCTCGGAGCGGCAGCGCATCGCTTCCGATGCTGGGCGCATCGAGCTGCGCGCCGCCGAGGGCATCCAGATGGGCAGCGACCTGCTCGGCCGCTCCGGTGGCGGGTCGGGTGCCAGCGGTGGCGAGCTGGTTTTTGAGATCAATCCCTTCACCCGCGCCGAGCCCGCCGAGTTGAGCGCCGCGCAAAAGCCCTTCCCCAGCGTTCCCAGCGTCATTGAAGTCAGTGCCGCGCCACAATTGCTCAGCGGGCGCGAGCCGGGCAGCTCCATCGCCGCCGACCAGCACGGCCGCGCCCTGTTTGACGCCGGCTGGCAGGCCGACGGTGGATTCGCATCGCTCAAGCTGAAGTCGCCCGACCGCATCGATGTCCAGGGCAGCAACGATCTCAGCGCCGCCCGTTCGGTGGAACTGGACGCGCCGGTCCTTGCCTTTAAGCCAGGCGAAGGCGGTGCCGACGGGCAATTCAGTGTGAACGCAGCCTACGTCGCCCTGGGGTCCACCCAGGTGCGGGAAAATGCTGTGGCGCCGGTGGCCGGAACCGCCAGCCTGTCGGTACAGGCCACGCAGGTTGATCTGGTGGGGGCGGAGCGCTTGGACGGTTTCGGCAAGGTGGATTTGTCCAGCAGTGGCGATATCCGCTTGGTGGGCATACGCCCCAGCCCTCAGCAGAGGGATTTCAAGGGCGAGCTGACCACGGCGGCGGACCTTACCCTGACCGCCGATCAGGTCTATCCCAGCACCTTGTCCGAATACCGGGTCGCACTCACGGGCAGCGAAGGCCGTTTCGAGGTGCGCCCCGGCGACGGGGGCGCCAAAATGGTGCTTGCCGCGGGGGGCAAGCTGAGTTTCGAGGCGGCCAGCATCGTCCAGAATGGAACGCTGCGCGCCCCTCTGGGCGAGCTGAACCTGGTTGCGGCCAAGAGCCTGGAAATGGGCCCCGGCAGTTTGACATCCAATGCCGCTTCGGCCCCCCTGACGCCCTTCGGCCGCACCCAGGGCGGACTGGACTGGATCTACCCGTTGGGCTCACAGAACCTCGTCTACACGGCGCCGCCCGCCAAGAAGCTCAATCTCGACGCCGCCGAGATCAACATCGCCTCCGGCGCCACCGTCGATACCTCCGGCGGCGGGGATCTATCCGCCTTCGAATTCATCCCGGGACCGGGCGGGTCGGTGGACATACTCGATCCCAATGATCCCAAGTATCTGGACGGCAGTTTCAGCTATCAGCCCAAGTTCGCCGTGCTGCCGTCTTTGCGGGGCGGCTTCGCGCCCCTCGACCCGGTGGAGACGCCCAGTTCCGGGCTCAGAGTCGGCGACAGCATTCATCTGGCCGGTGGGTCGGGGCTGGCCGAGGGCACCTATGCGCTGTTGCCCGCGCATTACGCACTGCTGCCGGGTGCATTCCTGGTCACTCCTGAGATCGGGAATGCGCAGGCCGTGCCGGGTATGCGCGAGTTGCGTGGCGATGGCGCGACCATCGTGGCGGGTTACCGCGCGGTTGCCGGCACCCACATACGCGACCCTCTGTGGAGCGCCTTTGCCGTGGAGTCCAACGCCCAGGTCCAACTGCGGGCGGAGTATTCCATTAATCGCGCCAACGGGTTTTTCAGCCAGAAGGCCGCGGAGCAAGAAGTGGACGCGCCTCGCCTGCCGCGTGATGCCGGCGAAATGCGTTTCCTGGCGGACACCAGTCTCAAGCTCGACGGTTCCATCCTGGCCACGCCGGCAGCGAAAGGGCTGGGCGGACAACTGGACGTCGCGGCAGGCCAGATTGCCATCATCAATCGCAGTGACACGCCGGTGGCGGGTGCCGTTTCTCTGGTGGCCGAGGACCTCAACAAGCTGCAGGTCGGCAGCGTGCTGATCGGCGGCGTGCGCACCAGCGCGGATGGCGTTACTCAGTTGCAGACCCGCGCCGACCGGGTCGATGTGGGGGCTGGCGTCAGCCTCGATGGCAGCGAGCTTCTGCTGGCAGCGAAAGACCGCGTCAGCGTGGCGGGTGGGGCTCGGGTCGCGGCGTCCGGGACTGGGGGCAAGTCTGCGGCGGAGCCGATCAGCATCGAGGGAGATGGCGCACTGGTGCGGGTATCCAGCGGGGCGCAGGCTGAGGTTACGCGTTCGGGGGCAACCGGCCGCCGGGGCAGCATCGAGATCCTGCCAGACGCCACTCTCGCGGCGACTGGCTCCATGTTGCTGGACGCCAGCCTGGATTCCAAGCTGCAGGGCCGCATCGACATGGATGGCGGCAGTCTTGCTCTCGGCGCCAGTCGCATCAGCCTGGGCACCGCGCCGGCCGCCAGCGCCGGTTTGGTGTTGACGCCGGACGAGCTCGCCACTCTGAAGGTGGATGAGCTCATTCTCGGCAGCCGGAGCGATATCAGCTTCTACGGTGACGTGAACATGGACCTGGGCAGCCTGGTGCTGCGCGGTGCCGGCTTGCTCGGCCAGGGCAGCGCGGGGCAGGTGGCGCGGGTCAACGCGGACACGGTCCGGCTGGAGAATACGGCCGGAGTTGTCAGCAACAACACCGGTCAAGGCAGCGGCAGCTTGAGCCTTTCCGCGGGCCAGGTCGATCTGGGTAAAGGCGATTTCGCCATCCAGGGATTCAGTCGCGCGACGCTGGCTGCCACCGGCAACATCGTCGGAGATGGCACCGGCCGTTTCACCGTGGGATCGGATCTCGACGTGAGTTCCGTCGCGATCACCGGCACGCGTGGCGCCGACACCACCCTCGACGCCAGCGGCCACAGCCTGGTCATCAAAGCTGTCCCTGGTAGCGTTGCGGACAGCGGCGCGCTGGGGGCGAGTCTGGCCATCAGCGCCGACCGCGTTACGCAGGGCGGCATCATCAGCCTGCCCGCGGGCAGCGT carries:
- a CDS encoding ShlB/FhaC/HecB family hemolysin secretion/activation protein, yielding MLNATSAKRALYVALSLSFADGSIRAEEVAAASPEQPAAAQESAPRFDVMEYQVENNTVLDSVRIEKTVYPFLGPGKGIDDVEKARAALENLYHEAGYASALVDIPEQDVDGGVVILRVVESKVDRLKVSGSRYFSLGRIKEKVPALAEGQVLNVPKAQDQLAKLSKESGDRKITPVMRAGSTPGTVEVDLQVEDQLPLHGSLELNARNSVNTSRLRLIAQMRYDNLWQRLHSASLQYQVSPENDKDVEVWAGTYVMPLDFLDAKLAFYGVGLDSSSDVAAAGALTVIGNGNIFGARMIKPLPVFEGYMHSLSLGWDYKDFGQSVVLQGADTQNTPISYSPFSLGYSGTALYGEGSYTQFNAEVNFSIRGLGNNQQEFEDKRFGAKSNYLYFGGDIKHQQNLPYDLRLVAKLAGQVADSPLISNEQFSAGGMLSVRGYHEVELLGDDGVNGNLEFYSPNIGELAGWEWLDELRFMAFTDGAQLWVDDALPGTPSEYHIASAGLGLHTQIWRHLQGEFYWAYPFSPTDQVRVGENRLDFRVAYEF
- a CDS encoding filamentous haemagglutinin family protein; protein product: MKKFAIADTAGKPYRTELQGLRLRPLAAAVRWALTSAALAGMGAQAAELPVPQTVFATLGRADHVVNGANMTVKQHTDRAILNWQKFNVSKDASVRFDQPSAASIALNRIAQNDPSKILGSVSANGQIYLINQNGFVFGKDSRINANTLVASTLNISDDTFNRGITKVVDQDGRPALTGTGEVYLRDASGQYVLDASGQRQKIKVQVEEGASLAADKNGRVILAAPSVENRGEISAPDGQIIMVAASDKVYLQEAGSDAKLRGLVVEVGTGGDVSNFGKLVAERGNVSLMGFAVNQSGRASATTAVQVNGSVRLLAREGATTRREGDRWLLQPKQTTRQADLGDGLGRDARVTLGSGSLTEATPDLKDQRTAVDSQTQDPSRIEVMGHTVLMQEGSTLRAPSGEVSITATQAPDQPGLPSANNSSRIFVEKGATIDVAGVRDVSLPMERNVAEIELRSNELRDSPLQRDGVLYAKTVKVDLRKGTPIADISGARERVARTVAERSTQGGHLEMLSEGDAILKQGSVVDFSGGSVAYRDGYINTTQLLSQGEVIDIGDADPNRLYDGILGDITKVYPRWNQVRKWKMIGLTEMGRFEKGYVEGRDAGVFDLRANATVMDGDLRAQAINGLNQREPAQRAVGGELNVDLARTPNSVQSLIFQAQALIAELGPEDPMPSNPDNAAQPAPLVLTGSRLRDAGIMQASLKTNGHVEIRSGAQVSVADGGSLSLQGGEVLVNGRIDVPNGNVNLKTELSSTTRGQLSGEIKLAAGSAIDASGNWVNERPGGRFDTVLGPAWIDGGDVSLSAQGNVAVEAGSRIDVSGGGRRRDSGEIQAGNAGSIALEAADINGSNLSVDGELRGYALPGGQSGALSLTANAVSIGSGAPAPVEGDPLRPLVLAPEFFQRGGFSRYRIASNKNGVGVEPGITVNLAVENRRIDEAAAVNRPSGRSLEGFSDITLLPEFVRPAGELDLVLAQSAGQGPADAGVRVGAGATLRTDAGGKLGLSSDSSIFMDGTLDAPAGRIDLTVTPPAGTDLAFLDNQGIWLGSSARLTARGAAAVFPDAKNQLSGEIKDGGNITLHADRGFVIAERGSVFDVSGTAGELDVATVDASGRFGSERQRIASDAGRIELRAAEGIQMGSDLLGRSGGGSGASGGELVFEINPFTRAEPAELSAAQKPFPSVPSVIEVSAAPQLLSGREPGSSIAADQHGRALFDAGWQADGGFASLKLKSPDRIDVQGSNDLSAARSVELDAPVLAFKPGEGGADGQFSVNAAYVALGSTQVRENAVAPVAGTASLSVQATQVDLVGAERLDGFGKVDLSSSGDIRLVGIRPSPQQRDFKGELTTAADLTLTADQVYPSTLSEYRVALTGSEGRFEVRPGDGGAKMVLAAGGKLSFEAASIVQNGTLRAPLGELNLVAAKSLEMGPGSLTSNAASAPLTPFGRTQGGLDWIYPLGSQNLVYTAPPAKKLNLDAAEINIASGATVDTSGGGDLSAFEFIPGPGGSVDILDPNDPKYLDGSFSYQPKFAVLPSLRGGFAPLDPVETPSSGLRVGDSIHLAGGSGLAEGTYALLPAHYALLPGAFLVTPEIGNAQAVPGMRELRGDGATIVAGYRAVAGTHIRDPLWSAFAVESNAQVQLRAEYSINRANGFFSQKAAEQEVDAPRLPRDAGEMRFLADTSLKLDGSILATPAAKGLGGQLDVAAGQIAIINRSDTPVAGAVSLVAEDLNKLQVGSVLIGGVRTSADGVTQLQTRADRVDVGAGVSLDGSELLLAAKDRVSVAGGARVAASGTGGKSAAEPISIEGDGALVRVSSGAQAEVTRSGATGRRGSIEILPDATLAATGSMLLDASLDSKLQGRIDMDGGSLALGASRISLGTAPAASAGLVLTPDELATLKVDELILGSRSDISFYGDVNMDLGSLVLRGAGLLGQGSAGQVARVNADTVRLENTAGVVSNNTGQGSGSLSLSAGQVDLGKGDFAIQGFSRATLAATGNIVGDGTGRFTVGSDLDVSSVAITGTRGADTTLDASGHSLVIKAVPGSVADSGALGASLAISADRVTQGGIISLPAGSVSLTAKTGDLTLGAGSSIDVSGRQVQFNDQVRVAPGGRIELAAEAGSVDLAAGASLNLRGDSAGSLKVSAAQEFRWAGQIDAKGSARGGSLSLDVGSVANKGDLSEWASRMTEAGFSESIAVRALGGDMALPAGAVLSANEISLSTDQGAMRIAGSLDATGGRLSLRSADELRLQDSARLASHPVTGSGRGGNIRLDATDADRDGQGGLVLESGARLDIAADGASAGQLDVRVDRSGSDVAITGNLNSALASAGTVRVEAVRSYQDDGTISAADIAGWKSDTDAFMSGAEAIEARLGTPGALLAGVEVVSTGDLTLAESGWDLLDWRYGGRVGTLTLKAGGNLSLQQDLSDGFKAYDAQGIDLAGLQGGGQAMPVKDLLQAGPSWNLDLQAGGDVSIAENVSVRTGTGDISVLAGQDFRLESDTATLYTAGRPTDAARYGTLKNGFVAFEFYGEYPIDGGDVSIRAGRDVVGAKTGQLFDGWLLRTGNWSRNATHQGETPTAWAIALGEADVNGDGQPLQASVFRQNIGALGGGDIEVNAGRDVVDLSAVIPTSGKQTGEVSNPANPSNLDYNTNVVDVAGGGSMSVDAGRDVLGGVFYTAKGSGRIRAGGAVGVGSGDSFGPVVGLGDARFTLEARQDVQLGAAFNPTVMFNNASRSMFFTYGADSALSVASLAGNVRVQNDLNGMVDAANSLRPANDQIRFQGSSFDALSVYPASLDVAALQGNIAIECSLVMYPSAKGQLNLMAGQNIVTADTGVNVNVTQSDADPSLLPSMSFPVRSWEDATQRLQPFGDSNLVHAQTPVHSGDSQPVRIYALQGSLQPVDPLLFVLPKFAQIQAGKDMQDVSFKIQHADEGISQITAGRDIRFTSPRNAQGNLVNLTREIEVAGPGEVQVFAGRTIDLGASEGLFTIGNTFNSALAERGADISIFAGQSSPPQFDAFTTRYLEDSNEYREALTAFMRSKSGDGALNAEQSLAAFKALPEPQRRSFLLNVFFSELRASATAAAKQGPAGYQRGYDAIAALFPDSQPYAGDLKLFFSKVHTIDGGDINMLVPGGLINAGLAVAFSGQKEPSDLGIVAQREGAINAYLQGDFQVNQSRVFAMDGGDITIWSSEGDIDAGRGAKSAIAAPPPLITFDSQGNLKIEFPPVVSGSGIRTASSSEGVVPGDVFLAAPKGVVNAGEAGIGGNNVTIAATAVIGASNINVSGVSTGVPTATVSTPVVPVGAANAAAGAAQAAQQNSNTENNKNDVGQGMAKAGQLTPLNVEVVGFGDCTMSDIRAGKPGCG